In Ascaphus truei isolate aAscTru1 chromosome 7, aAscTru1.hap1, whole genome shotgun sequence, one genomic interval encodes:
- the LOC142500008 gene encoding uncharacterized protein LOC142500008 has translation MQIWVHNIFLCSLVWKHSFLSCLTRTNKHRRSICQNCIQYECNLAYMYRFSSECSCAAHITHKTACLLSLGTASSVGNWCLYYYSFTSYLLYVFQGRTSAASKKEMWDTIVIGVNACGNSVRDKYHCRKRFDDIRSKLKKKIQDQRVHATGTGGGPTPQRLILTPLEELLRPKLLTVVVEGLAGDRDIGIYPSQFPAVAPGGHVSPEMEQVSSPGSASSTLLEEHHGDEDDEYDEDDATEETEIQSCDHEEVPIETVVPPNRPSTSTYDAIVASEGKIVDAENRRHSDMMTVLERMIGLQEETVSQLAHLHRVFIEVPKQLQKINTSFEALVVQQTQANYWRMTNVPQFNTSQPGSVHAGQFSPHSSDIHSPGPNVTGQVADIAVQVPDDILPLPSVQIQQQTPTKEATKTKQDTHETDQPSLVQCLPTCSHVSLGTSPVREQSLPKSPVGESLPKSPVGESLPKSPVGESLPKSPVGESLPKSPVGESLPKSPVGESLPKSPVGESLATSPVGESLATSPVGEQSLATSPAREVPEATQSGSVVPKVGGKRKRKIQETTSRPVTRSQKEQKK, from the exons atgcaaatatgggtacacaatatctttctatgttcattagtgtggaaacacagctttttatcatgccttacaaggacaaataaacacaggcggtcaatttgccagaactgcatacaatatgaatgcaaccttgcttacatgtataggtttagtagtgaatgctcatgtgctgcacatattacacataaaacagcatgtttgctatctcttggaacagctagcagtgtaggaaactggtgcttatattattattcatttacctcatatcttttatatgtttttcaagggcggacaagtgcagcaagcaaaaaagaaatgtgggacacaatagtcattggtgtcaatgcctgtgggaatagtgttagggacaagtatcattgtcggaaaagatttgatgatattaggtccaaattgaaaaagaaaatacaagaccaacgcgtgcatgctactggcactggaggtgggcccacaccacaacgtctcatattgactccattggaggagctgcttcggccaaaattacttaccgtcgtcgtggaaggcttggctggtgaccgtgacattggaatttatccgtcacaatttccagcag ttgcccctggaggacatgtgtcacctgagatggaacaagtgtcttcacctgggtcagccagctcaacactactagaag aacatcatggtgatgaggatgatgagtatgatgaggatgacgccacagaagagactgaaatacaatcatgtgaccatgaagaggtgccaatagaaactgttgtaccgccaaatcgtccatcaacttccacatacgatgcaattgtagcttcagagggaaaaatagtggacgcagaaaatcgtcgccattcagacatgatgacagtgctggaaaggatgattggactgcaggaagaaacagtatcacaattggcacatctccacagagtcttcattgaagtgcctaaacagttgcaaaaaatcaacacctcattcgaagcattagttgttcagcaaacacaagctaattactggagaatgactaatgtaccacaattcaacacctcccagccaggatctgttcatgcaggtcagttttcaccacattcatctgatattcattcaccaggcccaaatgttaccggtcaagtagcagacattgctgtgcaggttcctgatgacatcctaccgctgccatctgtacaaattcagcagcagacacctacaaaggaggcgacaaaaacaaaacaagacacacatgaaacagaccaaccatcacttgtgcagtgtctaccaacttgctcacatgtgtcactgggcacaagccctgtccgtgaacagtcactacccaaaagccctgtaggtgagtcgctgcccaaaagccctgtaggtgaatcgctgcccaaaagccctgtaggtgagtcgctgcccaaaagccctgtaggtgaatcgctgcccaaaagccctgtaggtgaatcgctgcccaaaagccctgtaggtgaatcactgcccaaaagccctgtaggtgagtcactggccacaagccctgtaggtgagtcactggccacaagccccgtaggtgaacagtcactggccacaagccctgcccgtgaagtgccagaggccactcaaagtggctctgttgtgcctaaagttggtggcaaaagaaaaaggaaaattcaagagacaacaagcaggcctgttactcgctcgcaaaaggaacaaaaaaaataa